A genomic region of Runella rosea contains the following coding sequences:
- the bla gene encoding subclass B1 metallo-beta-lactamase, protein MKNAFLFLLIPLFVHFQGFCQLPPVKITSLVPNHYVHTTYQVYQNNPFPSNGLIVSTSAGIILVDTGWGLEQTELLLEQIEQKLKQKVVLCIVTHAHEDRIGGVKAFQQRGIKIIGTPLTAQKTVAQGLPAPEGILPQDTTFQVGTTTVQTYFPGAGHTDDNIVVYFPDSKILVGGCLIKSYVAMGIGNIADANLKTWRQSVDNVRKKFPDITFVIPGHEKWDNLSSFSRTIELVDKNQNK, encoded by the coding sequence ATGAAAAACGCTTTTTTATTCCTTCTCATTCCTCTTTTCGTTCATTTTCAGGGCTTTTGTCAACTACCTCCCGTTAAAATCACCTCGCTGGTTCCCAACCATTATGTCCACACTACGTATCAGGTGTACCAAAACAATCCATTTCCTTCCAACGGGTTAATCGTCAGTACATCCGCAGGAATTATCCTCGTGGACACAGGATGGGGTTTGGAACAGACGGAATTGCTGCTGGAGCAAATAGAGCAAAAACTTAAACAGAAAGTAGTGCTTTGTATCGTTACTCACGCCCATGAAGACAGAATCGGAGGAGTGAAAGCATTTCAGCAACGGGGCATTAAAATCATCGGCACTCCGCTCACTGCTCAGAAAACAGTCGCGCAGGGACTTCCTGCACCCGAAGGTATTTTGCCGCAAGACACGACCTTCCAGGTAGGAACCACCACGGTTCAAACCTATTTTCCGGGTGCGGGACATACCGATGATAACATTGTGGTTTACTTTCCCGATTCAAAAATACTGGTCGGAGGGTGTCTGATTAAGAGCTATGTAGCCATGGGGATCGGCAACATTGCCGACGCCAACCTCAAAACATGGCGCCAATCGGTAGACAATGTGCGAAAAAAATTCCCCGATATTACATTTGTGATTCCTGGCCATGAAAAATGGGATAATTTGAGTTCCTTTTCCCGAACAATTGAGTTGGTCGACAAAAACCAAAACAAATGA
- the purL gene encoding phosphoribosylformylglycinamidine synthase subunit PurL: MEHVEQLPTVETAKKLGILPEEFEQIKQILGRTPNFTELSIFSVMWSEHCSYKNSIVWLKTLPRDSDRMLAKAGEENAGLVDIGDGLACSFKIESHNHPSALEPYQGAATGVGGINRDIFTMGARPIAQLNSLRFGDPKLAKTKWLVKGVVKGIGDYGNAFGIPTVGGEVFFDECYNTNPLVNAFSAGIVEAGKVAKAISYGVGNPVFIVGSATGKDGIGGASFASEDISEKSTEKLPAVQVGDPFMEKLLLEATLEIIETGYVVGIQDMGAAGIICSTSEMSAKGEHGMIIDLDKVPTRQTNMKGWEILLSESQERMLVVVEKGKEEDIKQIFDKWDLHCAQIGEVVEGGSLHFFQHGELIADVPAHDLVLGGGAPQYRREYREPAYYQEFKKFDINNVSDVDGEEIGKVAKHLLSHPNIASKKWVYEQYDSTVGTANRTTNRPSDAGVVRIRDVKRPHYQKSIAMTVDCNARYVNADPFIGAQIAVAEAARNLVCTGAEPLAVTNNLNFGNPYVPEVYWQFVNAVQGMGKACLKFNTPVTGGNVSFYNQSSDDGPVFPTPTIGMIGLIEKPENQTSLDFKNEGDLIYLVGQSQNDIASSEYLYSYRGVKASPAPAFDLDEEYSLQVAINQLIEKQLVKSVHDVSDGGLFVTLAESALPNGVGFEVATMEGYRKDAFLFGESQSRVVISVSPDKQAEFQKVLGGELKTVHALLGKVTSGGFVVDGQEVISTAEAKDLYDNSLGRLMS; encoded by the coding sequence GTGGAACACGTCGAACAACTTCCTACCGTTGAAACTGCCAAGAAATTGGGTATTCTTCCCGAAGAATTTGAACAAATTAAACAGATACTGGGCCGTACGCCTAATTTTACCGAATTGAGTATTTTTTCGGTCATGTGGTCTGAGCACTGCTCGTACAAGAACTCTATCGTTTGGCTCAAAACCCTGCCGCGTGATTCTGACCGGATGTTGGCGAAAGCGGGCGAAGAAAACGCGGGTTTGGTCGATATTGGCGACGGATTGGCGTGTAGTTTTAAAATCGAATCCCACAATCACCCGTCGGCGTTGGAACCTTATCAGGGCGCGGCTACGGGTGTAGGCGGTATCAACCGCGATATTTTTACGATGGGCGCGCGTCCCATTGCGCAACTTAATTCCTTGCGTTTCGGCGACCCGAAACTGGCCAAAACGAAGTGGTTGGTGAAAGGCGTTGTCAAAGGAATCGGTGATTATGGCAATGCGTTTGGTATTCCAACCGTGGGCGGTGAGGTCTTTTTTGACGAATGTTACAATACTAATCCCCTTGTCAATGCCTTCTCGGCGGGTATCGTAGAAGCTGGAAAAGTAGCTAAAGCCATCAGTTACGGCGTAGGCAATCCCGTTTTTATCGTGGGTTCAGCCACGGGCAAAGATGGCATCGGCGGGGCGAGTTTTGCCTCGGAAGACATCAGTGAAAAATCGACCGAAAAACTTCCAGCCGTGCAGGTAGGGGACCCGTTCATGGAAAAACTCCTGCTAGAAGCCACGCTCGAAATCATCGAAACGGGCTATGTGGTAGGTATTCAGGACATGGGCGCGGCGGGTATCATCTGCTCGACCTCAGAAATGAGCGCCAAAGGTGAGCATGGAATGATTATCGACCTCGACAAAGTACCTACGCGCCAAACCAACATGAAAGGCTGGGAAATCCTGCTTTCAGAATCGCAGGAGCGGATGCTTGTGGTCGTGGAAAAAGGAAAAGAAGAAGATATAAAACAAATATTTGATAAGTGGGATTTGCACTGCGCCCAAATCGGGGAAGTGGTGGAAGGCGGCAGTTTGCATTTCTTCCAACATGGTGAGCTGATTGCCGACGTTCCCGCGCATGACTTAGTATTGGGCGGCGGCGCTCCGCAATACCGTCGTGAATACCGCGAGCCAGCTTATTATCAAGAATTTAAGAAATTTGATATTAACAATGTCAGTGATGTAGATGGAGAAGAAATTGGTAAAGTAGCCAAGCACCTTTTGTCGCACCCCAACATTGCCTCCAAAAAATGGGTGTATGAGCAATACGACTCTACCGTTGGCACGGCCAATCGCACCACCAACCGTCCGTCGGACGCAGGGGTAGTGCGGATTCGGGATGTAAAACGCCCTCATTATCAGAAGTCTATTGCCATGACGGTGGATTGTAACGCCCGTTACGTAAACGCCGACCCGTTTATCGGCGCGCAGATTGCCGTGGCCGAAGCCGCGCGTAATTTGGTGTGTACAGGCGCGGAGCCGTTGGCCGTTACCAACAACCTTAACTTCGGAAATCCGTACGTACCGGAAGTATACTGGCAGTTTGTGAATGCCGTTCAGGGAATGGGCAAAGCCTGCTTGAAATTCAACACGCCAGTAACGGGTGGAAACGTAAGCTTTTACAACCAATCGTCTGACGACGGTCCCGTTTTCCCCACGCCAACCATTGGGATGATTGGGTTGATTGAAAAACCTGAGAACCAAACTTCGCTTGACTTTAAAAACGAAGGCGATTTGATTTACCTCGTGGGCCAATCTCAAAATGACATTGCTTCATCGGAATATCTGTATTCGTACCGGGGCGTGAAAGCATCGCCCGCCCCCGCCTTTGATTTGGACGAAGAATACAGCTTGCAGGTAGCCATCAACCAATTGATCGAAAAACAATTGGTTAAGTCGGTGCATGATGTGTCGGACGGTGGTTTGTTTGTAACCTTGGCCGAATCTGCTTTGCCCAACGGGGTAGGATTTGAAGTGGCCACGATGGAAGGTTATCGTAAAGATGCGTTCTTGTTCGGCGAATCACAGAGCCGTGTGGTCATCAGCGTTAGCCCCGACAAACAGGCTGAATTTCAGAAAGTATTGGGCGGTGAATTGAAAACAGTTCACGCCTTGCTGGGAAAAGTAACCTCGGGTGGATTTGTGGTTGATGGTCAGGAAGTTATTTCGACCGCCGAAGCCAAAGATTTATACGATAACTCATTGGGACGATTGATGAGTTAA